A single Rubrivivax gelatinosus IL144 DNA region contains:
- a CDS encoding DUF2256 domain-containing protein, translated as MNTGAFKGNKRFLPSKPCVVCGRPMVWRRAWAKNWDEVRYCSDACRKRNNTERGA; from the coding sequence ATGAACACCGGCGCCTTCAAGGGCAACAAACGCTTCCTGCCGAGCAAACCCTGCGTGGTCTGCGGCCGGCCCATGGTCTGGCGCCGCGCCTGGGCGAAGAACTGGGACGAGGTGCGCTACTGCTCCGACGCCTGCCGTAAACGCAATAACACGGAGCGCGGCGCATGA
- a CDS encoding ProQ/FinO family protein, which yields MPDDDQTLPEPGAASVPPETAETPETAVEPAAEPAEAAPRAAELSPAECAARLAELFPALFAPPPKPLKLRIQADIQARAPGIFTRRTLSVFLHRYTTSNAYLSALVKAEQRFDLDGQPAGELSAEHRELAAAEIARRRGVHEQRRAAERAAARAADAEARRQQQADHEARRDRAGLLRAFETTTLTPANFCALKGIAEAELEAVLEQARRERAERPPMPPREARPGGPRPDRGPRRDGERGPGPRRDGARPQGPRGERGPRPEGQGRPPKR from the coding sequence ATGCCTGACGACGATCAAACCCTGCCCGAACCTGGCGCGGCGTCCGTTCCTCCTGAGACGGCCGAGACGCCCGAGACGGCTGTCGAGCCCGCGGCCGAGCCGGCCGAGGCCGCCCCGCGTGCGGCGGAGCTGTCGCCGGCCGAATGCGCCGCGCGCCTGGCCGAGCTGTTCCCGGCGCTGTTCGCGCCGCCGCCCAAGCCGCTGAAGCTGCGCATCCAGGCCGACATCCAGGCCCGTGCGCCGGGGATCTTCACGCGGCGCACGCTGTCGGTCTTCCTGCACCGCTACACGACGTCCAACGCCTACCTGTCGGCGCTGGTGAAGGCCGAGCAGCGTTTCGACCTCGACGGCCAGCCGGCCGGCGAGCTGAGCGCCGAGCACCGCGAGCTGGCCGCCGCCGAGATCGCGCGCCGCCGCGGCGTGCACGAGCAGCGCCGTGCCGCCGAACGGGCTGCCGCCCGCGCCGCCGACGCCGAGGCGCGCCGCCAGCAGCAGGCCGACCACGAGGCCCGCCGCGACCGCGCCGGGCTGCTGCGCGCCTTCGAGACGACGACGCTGACCCCGGCCAACTTCTGCGCGCTCAAGGGCATCGCCGAGGCCGAACTCGAGGCGGTGCTCGAGCAGGCCCGCCGCGAACGCGCCGAACGCCCGCCGATGCCGCCGCGCGAAGCGCGTCCCGGCGGCCCGCGCCCCGACCGTGGCCCGCGCCGTGACGGCGAACGTGGCCCCGGTCCGCGCCGCGACGGCGCACGGCCGCAAGGCCCGCGTGGCGAACGCGGCCCGCGGCCCGAAGGCCAGGGCCGCCCGCCCAAGCGCTGA
- a CDS encoding M1 family metallopeptidase: MKPLRFVRSFSAVALLCATAALAQPRFDFDRTPGTLPKTVLPSRYTITLDLDPAAERFSGRAAIDLRLRRTVPEIVLHAYKLQPRGATLKAGGHERVLEVQADETRQTWRLVPADGKPLPAGRATLVLAWDGEVQRTDSGLYRAPYGGGAPGAMLATQLEAVFARMVFPAFDEPSFRAVFELAVRTPEGVEVVSNTAERSVVADGGQRLHRFAPTPPMPSYLVALAAGRFDALAGRAAGVPLRILTAPGKAAQGAYALEVTERVLPFYSAYFGQPYALPKLDQLAVPSTRFGAMEDWGLISYAENTLLFDPARSDARTRQRVFSIVAHEVAHQWFGNLVTAASWEEIWLNEAFATWMAEKATERFNPDWNIALRRREPIDDAMTRDAGSATRAIRSGAVPEDRVFDVFDDITYVKGGAVLAMLEQWIGAQAFRQGLAAYMAERRFSNATAGDLWHHIGRASGRDVRAVAASWTDQPGFPLVQADSRCENGRTRLALSQRRFGFDGEQAPGLWKLPLVVQHGGRTHTLLLEQAQAATTLPGCPATPTLLNPGGQGFYRVAYTPAWHAALVARFAELPGTAQATLLADTLALAQAGRLPMSSLLDLLAQLPAVQGPARPALYAQARAALEFLAQSLRGSPAEGALHSAARALFAPELAALGWNPRAGEDSETEQLRNALISDLAAYGDEAVIARARELFDADLAGRAALPPAIRRGVIGAVGRHADETRFRQLLQRLDAATNEEDRWLYAAAAASVPDAALARRLLARALDGTLPANIATTLPQMVGEAPGHEDLAYAFVVAEFARLGELAGPMFGARGWLLPGTVSASADAEVARRLLADQQRLVGDPGAATAARVASRITLRAQVRAAEAQRLAPSLQALAARLARG, translated from the coding sequence ATGAAGCCTCTCCGTTTCGTCCGCTCGTTCAGCGCCGTGGCCCTGCTGTGCGCCACCGCCGCGCTGGCGCAGCCGCGTTTCGACTTCGATCGCACGCCGGGCACGCTGCCCAAGACGGTGCTGCCGTCGCGCTACACGATCACGCTCGATCTGGACCCCGCGGCCGAACGCTTCAGCGGCCGGGCGGCGATCGATCTACGGCTGCGCCGCACGGTGCCCGAGATCGTGCTGCACGCCTACAAGCTGCAGCCCCGCGGCGCGACGCTGAAAGCCGGCGGCCACGAACGGGTGCTCGAGGTGCAGGCCGACGAGACCCGCCAGACCTGGCGCCTGGTGCCGGCGGACGGCAAGCCGCTGCCCGCGGGCCGGGCGACGCTGGTGCTGGCCTGGGACGGCGAGGTGCAGCGCACCGACTCGGGCCTGTACCGCGCGCCCTACGGCGGCGGCGCCCCGGGCGCGATGCTGGCGACCCAGCTCGAAGCCGTCTTCGCGCGCATGGTGTTCCCGGCCTTCGACGAACCGTCGTTCCGCGCGGTGTTCGAACTCGCGGTGCGCACGCCCGAAGGCGTGGAGGTCGTGTCCAACACCGCCGAACGCAGCGTCGTCGCCGACGGCGGGCAGCGGCTGCACCGCTTCGCGCCGACGCCGCCGATGCCCAGCTACCTCGTGGCGCTTGCCGCCGGGCGCTTCGACGCGCTGGCCGGGCGCGCGGCCGGCGTGCCGCTGCGCATCCTCACCGCGCCGGGCAAGGCGGCGCAGGGCGCCTATGCGCTGGAAGTCACCGAGCGTGTGCTGCCGTTCTACAGCGCCTACTTCGGCCAGCCCTACGCGCTGCCCAAGCTGGACCAGCTGGCGGTGCCGAGCACACGTTTCGGCGCGATGGAGGACTGGGGGCTGATCTCCTACGCCGAGAACACGCTGTTGTTCGACCCGGCGCGCAGCGACGCGAGAACGCGCCAGCGTGTGTTCTCGATCGTCGCCCACGAGGTCGCGCACCAATGGTTCGGCAACCTCGTCACCGCCGCGTCCTGGGAGGAGATCTGGCTCAACGAAGCCTTCGCCACCTGGATGGCCGAGAAGGCGACCGAACGTTTCAACCCCGACTGGAACATCGCACTGCGCCGCCGCGAGCCGATCGACGACGCGATGACACGCGACGCCGGCAGCGCCACACGCGCGATCCGTTCCGGCGCGGTGCCCGAGGACCGGGTCTTCGACGTCTTCGACGACATCACCTACGTCAAGGGCGGGGCGGTGCTGGCGATGCTGGAACAGTGGATCGGCGCGCAGGCTTTCCGCCAGGGGCTGGCCGCCTACATGGCCGAACGCCGCTTCTCCAACGCCACCGCCGGCGACCTCTGGCACCACATCGGCCGGGCTTCGGGGCGCGACGTGCGCGCGGTCGCGGCGAGCTGGACCGACCAGCCGGGTTTCCCGCTGGTTCAGGCCGACAGCCGCTGCGAGAACGGCCGCACGCGCCTGGCGCTGAGCCAGCGCCGCTTCGGCTTCGACGGCGAGCAGGCACCCGGCCTGTGGAAGCTGCCGCTGGTGGTGCAGCACGGCGGCCGCACGCACACGCTGCTGCTCGAGCAGGCGCAGGCCGCCACCACGCTGCCGGGCTGCCCGGCCACGCCGACGCTGCTGAACCCGGGTGGCCAGGGCTTCTACCGTGTCGCCTACACGCCGGCCTGGCATGCCGCGCTGGTGGCGCGTTTCGCCGAGCTGCCCGGCACCGCCCAGGCGACGCTGCTGGCCGATACGCTGGCGCTGGCGCAGGCCGGCCGGCTGCCGATGAGTTCGCTGCTGGATCTGCTGGCGCAGCTGCCGGCGGTCCAGGGCCCGGCGCGCCCGGCGCTCTACGCCCAGGCGCGGGCGGCCCTCGAGTTCCTGGCCCAGAGCCTGCGCGGCAGCCCGGCAGAGGGCGCGCTGCACTCCGCGGCACGCGCGCTGTTCGCCCCCGAGCTGGCCGCGCTGGGCTGGAACCCGCGGGCCGGCGAAGACAGCGAAACCGAGCAGCTGCGCAACGCCCTGATCAGCGACCTCGCGGCCTACGGCGACGAGGCGGTGATCGCCCGTGCCCGCGAGCTCTTCGACGCCGACCTCGCCGGCCGGGCGGCGCTGCCGCCGGCGATCCGCCGGGGCGTCATCGGCGCCGTCGGCCGGCACGCGGACGAAACCCGCTTCAGGCAGCTGTTGCAGCGGCTGGATGCGGCGACGAACGAGGAAGACCGCTGGCTCTACGCCGCGGCCGCCGCCAGCGTGCCCGACGCGGCGCTGGCGCGCCGGCTGCTGGCCCGTGCCCTGGACGGCACGCTGCCGGCCAACATCGCGACGACGCTGCCGCAGATGGTCGGCGAGGCGCCGGGCCACGAAGACCTGGCCTACGCCTTCGTCGTCGCCGAGTTCGCGCGCCTGGGCGAACTGGCCGGGCCGATGTTCGGCGCCCGCGGCTGGCTGCTGCCGGGCACGGTGTCGGCCTCGGCCGACGCCGAAGTCGCCCGGCGCCTGCTGGCCGACCAGCAGCGGCTGGTCGGCGACCCCGGCGCGGCGACCGCAGCCCGCGTGGCCTCGCGCATCACGCTGCGGGCGCAGGTGCGCGCCGCCGAGGCACAGCGGCTGGCGCCGTCGCTGCAGGCGCTGGCGGCCCGGCTGGCGCGCGGCTGA
- a CDS encoding M16 family metallopeptidase produces MSALHSATAPDDTRITRLPNGVRVVTIRMPHVHTASIGVFVRSGSAHESKLDNGISHFVEHMVFKGTLMRDARRINLDAERLGAEVNAHTDKDHTGYTMHGRPADVPQLVEMLADLVRHPTFPADELERERQVLLHECTEDEDDPLSTAFKLFDKACWGPHALAQSVIGPRRNIERFGRDALVDYLRRQYTGANVVVGAAGDIDVPAFEAAVEAAFGTMDSGHENLVAAPVYAGGVATKRLSGSSQAHLVLGFPLPGLAAQDPAGVLAAAVFGEGMSSPLMDRIREQRGLAYYTACSADVLDIAGQFVVEASTSPGQIDELLAETLALLKAQAQQVADEDLERGKAQLAVRRLRAHERPYRRLEDAVLDLYATGSVCDTRTWCARIDAVPAETVRAAFARMLAAGPTIALSGELPRAAGERVRSLLAAA; encoded by the coding sequence ATGAGCGCCTTGCATTCCGCCACCGCCCCCGACGACACCCGCATCACGCGCCTGCCCAACGGCGTGCGCGTCGTGACGATCCGCATGCCGCACGTGCACACCGCCAGCATCGGCGTCTTCGTGCGCAGCGGCAGCGCACACGAATCGAAGCTGGACAACGGCATCAGCCACTTCGTCGAGCACATGGTGTTCAAGGGCACGCTGATGCGCGACGCACGCCGCATCAACCTCGACGCCGAACGCCTGGGCGCCGAGGTCAACGCCCACACCGACAAGGACCACACCGGCTACACGATGCACGGCCGGCCGGCCGACGTGCCGCAGCTGGTCGAGATGCTCGCCGACCTGGTGCGCCACCCAACCTTCCCCGCCGACGAGCTGGAGCGCGAGCGCCAGGTGCTGCTGCACGAGTGCACCGAGGACGAGGACGACCCGCTGTCGACCGCGTTCAAGCTCTTCGACAAGGCCTGCTGGGGCCCGCACGCGCTGGCCCAGTCGGTCATCGGCCCGCGGCGCAACATCGAACGTTTCGGCCGCGACGCGCTGGTCGACTACCTGCGCCGCCAGTACACCGGCGCCAACGTCGTCGTCGGCGCCGCCGGCGACATCGACGTGCCGGCCTTCGAGGCCGCCGTCGAGGCCGCCTTCGGCACGATGGACTCCGGCCACGAGAACCTCGTCGCCGCGCCGGTCTACGCCGGCGGCGTGGCGACCAAGCGCCTGTCGGGCAGCAGCCAGGCGCACCTGGTGCTCGGGTTCCCGCTGCCCGGGCTGGCCGCGCAGGACCCGGCCGGCGTGCTGGCCGCCGCCGTCTTCGGCGAAGGCATGAGCTCGCCGCTGATGGACCGCATCCGCGAGCAGCGCGGCCTGGCCTACTACACCGCCTGCTCGGCCGACGTGCTCGACATCGCCGGCCAGTTCGTCGTGGAGGCCTCGACCTCGCCCGGGCAGATCGACGAGCTGCTGGCCGAGACGCTGGCGCTGCTGAAGGCCCAGGCGCAGCAGGTCGCCGACGAGGACCTGGAGCGCGGCAAGGCCCAGCTCGCGGTGCGCCGGCTGCGCGCCCACGAGCGCCCCTACCGGCGCCTGGAAGACGCGGTGCTGGACCTCTACGCCACCGGCAGCGTCTGCGACACGCGCACCTGGTGCGCGCGCATCGACGCCGTGCCGGCCGAGACCGTGCGCGCGGCTTTCGCGCGCATGCTGGCCGCCGGGCCGACGATCGCCTTGTCGGGCGAGCTGCCGCGCGCCGCCGGCGAACGCGTGCGTTCGCTGCTCGCCGCAGCCTGA
- a CDS encoding esterase/lipase family protein, with translation MTRRIRARCAALALSLSLSLTLAPLAAQADTYTQTRYPIVLVHGMLGFGAIGPVDYFYGVPAALRSGGAVVFTPSVSALESSEARGEQLLAQLRQLKAAYGYSKFNLIGHSHGGPTARYVAAVAPELVASVTTVGSPHTGSPVADGIQALAAATGLTGVVASIVNALGVVISWISGNAQLPQDALGSLTSLNTPGAAAFNTRFPQGAPASPCGQGAAVVNGVRYASVGGTSVVTNLLDPGDAFLTLASAFFSGEANDGLVGRCSSHWGTVLRDDYGWNHLDEVNQALGLRNLFASDPVAFYRSQANRLKTAGL, from the coding sequence ATGACCCGACGCATCCGCGCCCGTTGCGCCGCGCTGGCGCTGAGCCTGTCCCTGTCCCTGACGCTGGCGCCGTTGGCGGCGCAGGCCGACACCTACACCCAGACGCGCTACCCCATCGTGCTGGTGCACGGCATGCTGGGTTTCGGCGCCATCGGCCCGGTCGACTACTTCTACGGCGTGCCGGCGGCGCTGCGCTCGGGCGGTGCCGTCGTCTTCACGCCTTCGGTCTCGGCGCTGGAAAGCAGCGAGGCGCGCGGCGAGCAGCTGCTGGCCCAGCTGCGCCAGCTGAAAGCGGCCTACGGCTACAGCAAGTTCAACCTGATCGGCCACAGCCATGGCGGGCCGACGGCGCGTTACGTCGCCGCCGTCGCGCCGGAGCTCGTCGCCTCGGTGACGACGGTCGGCTCGCCGCACACCGGCTCGCCGGTGGCCGACGGCATCCAGGCGCTGGCCGCAGCCACCGGGCTGACCGGCGTCGTCGCTTCGATCGTCAACGCGCTGGGTGTCGTGATCTCGTGGATCTCGGGCAACGCCCAGCTGCCGCAAGACGCGCTGGGTTCGCTGACCTCGCTGAACACGCCCGGGGCGGCGGCCTTCAACACGCGTTTCCCGCAAGGCGCGCCCGCGTCGCCTTGCGGCCAGGGCGCGGCGGTCGTCAACGGTGTGCGTTACGCCTCGGTGGGCGGCACCAGCGTCGTCACCAACCTGCTCGACCCCGGCGACGCCTTCCTGACGCTGGCGTCGGCCTTCTTCAGCGGCGAGGCCAACGACGGCCTGGTGGGCCGCTGCTCGTCGCACTGGGGCACGGTGCTGCGCGACGACTACGGCTGGAACCACCTCGACGAGGTGAACCAGGCGCTGGGCCTGCGCAACCTGTTCGCGTCAGACCCGGTGGCCTTCTACCGCAGCCAGGCCAACCGTCTGAAGACGGCCGGGCTGTGA
- a CDS encoding diguanylate cyclase, producing MGPETIVWIVPDDASQADIAAADLRKAGYTVIEQSLAAASRLAADLRVLPTASLADEATLRLACAADRRPTLVLAHDEAAEAVALEVCDLRDEVVRLPQAPQHVAARLERLIRRERDSAWLHRDAVTGLLNRRAFGLRLRKVLEEMLPGEVRGLVRLDLDRFRLLNDEFGHAVGDQLLRSAAELLAAGASPEDSIGRVGGDEFVLLLSRYDLQTLVNDAHALLKRLSVPIEVPSAGRSVVLTASAGMTVLRPHFTESEVMRQADAAMYEAKGAGRNRLMCFETAAGGYVAPDIDADLDRFNEVTKVFSDRLARIVGDMGRRLVEGARRQALQDALTGAHNRRYFDERLAREVSQAHRSGRPLALALLDIDDFHGINANFGWPSGDGVLREFAALAGGNVRLVDWLARYGGEEFCVVLPDTTAEAAVTVMERIRAAVGGHRFEATDGRPVSVTVSVGVAMTAPGDDSPVALVDRAGRACLRAKAAGKNRVVLGDAAA from the coding sequence ATGGGACCGGAAACCATCGTCTGGATCGTTCCGGACGACGCCAGCCAAGCGGATATCGCGGCGGCGGATTTGCGCAAGGCGGGCTACACCGTCATCGAACAGAGCCTGGCCGCCGCATCACGGCTCGCGGCCGATCTGCGGGTACTGCCGACCGCGTCGCTGGCCGACGAGGCCACGCTGCGCCTGGCCTGCGCCGCCGATCGCCGGCCGACGCTGGTGCTGGCCCACGACGAGGCCGCCGAAGCCGTCGCGCTGGAGGTCTGCGACCTGCGCGACGAAGTCGTGCGCCTGCCGCAGGCGCCGCAGCACGTCGCGGCGCGCCTGGAACGGCTGATCCGCCGCGAGCGCGACTCGGCCTGGCTGCACCGCGACGCCGTCACCGGGCTGCTCAACCGCCGTGCCTTCGGCCTGCGCCTGCGCAAGGTGCTGGAGGAGATGCTGCCCGGCGAGGTGCGCGGCCTGGTGCGGCTGGACCTGGACCGCTTCCGCCTGCTCAACGACGAATTCGGCCATGCCGTCGGCGACCAGCTGCTGCGCAGCGCCGCCGAGCTGCTCGCCGCCGGGGCCTCGCCAGAGGACTCGATCGGCCGCGTCGGCGGCGACGAGTTCGTGCTGCTGCTGTCGCGTTACGACCTGCAGACCCTGGTCAACGACGCGCATGCGCTGCTCAAGCGCCTGTCGGTGCCGATCGAGGTGCCGTCTGCCGGCCGCAGCGTCGTGCTCACCGCCAGCGCAGGCATGACGGTGCTGCGGCCGCATTTCACCGAGAGCGAGGTCATGCGCCAGGCCGACGCCGCGATGTACGAGGCCAAGGGCGCCGGCCGCAACCGCCTGATGTGTTTCGAGACCGCGGCCGGCGGTTATGTCGCACCCGACATCGATGCCGACCTCGACCGCTTCAACGAGGTCACCAAGGTCTTCAGCGACCGCCTGGCGCGCATCGTCGGCGACATGGGCCGGCGCCTGGTCGAAGGCGCACGGCGCCAGGCCTTGCAGGACGCGCTGACCGGCGCCCACAACCGGCGCTACTTCGACGAGCGCCTGGCGCGCGAGGTGTCGCAGGCGCATCGCAGCGGCCGGCCGCTGGCGCTGGCGCTGCTGGACATCGACGATTTCCACGGCATCAACGCCAACTTCGGCTGGCCCTCGGGCGACGGCGTGCTGCGCGAGTTCGCGGCGCTGGCCGGCGGCAACGTGCGTCTGGTGGACTGGCTGGCACGCTACGGCGGCGAGGAGTTCTGCGTCGTGCTGCCCGACACCACGGCCGAGGCCGCGGTGACGGTGATGGAGCGCATCCGGGCGGCGGTCGGCGGCCATCGTTTCGAGGCCACCGACGGCCGTCCGGTCTCGGTCACCGTCAGCGTCGGCGTCGCGATGACGGCGCCGGGCGACGACTCGCCCGTGGCGCTGGTCGACCGCGCCGGGCGCGCCTGCCTGCGCGCCAAGGCCGCCGGCAAGAACCGCGTCGTGCTCGGCGACGCCGCTGCCTGA
- the thpR gene encoding RNA 2',3'-cyclic phosphodiesterase, translated as MAAEPTARLFLAVWPDAAAREALVDWQRRWQWPRGARLTAPDRLHLTLHFIGQVPTARIAAVADGLAVAFEPFEPGFSRPALWRGGLALAMPETVPQALTALHGRLAEALQALALPVERRPYKPHLTLARDAEGAVPPAEPLACRWTAEACTLVQSAGGYRTLRRYPAR; from the coding sequence ATGGCCGCCGAGCCGACGGCGCGGCTGTTTCTCGCCGTCTGGCCCGACGCTGCGGCGCGTGAGGCGCTCGTCGACTGGCAGCGCCGCTGGCAGTGGCCACGCGGTGCCCGCCTGACGGCGCCTGATCGCCTGCACCTGACGCTGCATTTCATCGGCCAGGTGCCGACGGCGCGCATCGCCGCCGTCGCCGACGGGCTGGCGGTGGCTTTCGAGCCTTTCGAACCGGGTTTCAGCCGGCCCGCGCTGTGGCGCGGCGGGCTCGCGCTGGCGATGCCGGAGACGGTGCCGCAGGCGCTGACCGCCCTGCACGGCCGCCTGGCCGAGGCGCTGCAGGCCTTGGCGCTGCCGGTCGAGCGCCGGCCCTACAAGCCGCATCTGACGCTGGCGCGCGATGCCGAAGGCGCCGTGCCGCCGGCCGAGCCGCTGGCCTGCCGTTGGACCGCCGAGGCCTGCACGCTGGTGCAGTCGGCCGGCGGCTACCGCACGCTGCGCCGCTACCCGGCGCGCTGA
- a CDS encoding cryptochrome/photolyase family protein, with the protein MRHLVLVLGDQLDAEAAAFDGFDAAQDAVWMAEVDEESTQVPSSQPRTALFLAAMRHFAQALQAAGRRVHYTRLDDADNRGSLAGELDAAIERLQPQALVMTAPGDHRVLRALQAVAAARGLALELRPDRHFFCTVREFAAHARARRTLRLEFFYREQRRRHGVLMDDGEPCGGRWNYDADNREAFGRDGPPAHAEPPRFEPDAITREVLDLVRRRFAGHPGRLDSFAWPVTREQALHALQRFVAERLAGFGRWQDALWPGEPWLWHSQLSAALNLKLLDPHEVVAAAEAAYRAGHVPLESAEGFIRQILGWREYVRGVYWTRMPGYAELNAWDAHEPLPAFYWSGDTPMACLADAIGQTLEHGYAHHIQRLMVTGLYALLLGVEPKEVHAWYLAVYVDAVEWVELPNTLGMSQNADGGLMASKPYVASGRYIERMSAGRLCAGCRFRPGERIGDTACPFTTLYWDFLLRHEATLATNPRMAMPLKHLARLDAAERARIGDRAAALRAGTAGV; encoded by the coding sequence ATGAGACATCTGGTGCTGGTGCTCGGCGACCAGCTCGACGCCGAAGCCGCGGCCTTCGACGGCTTCGACGCCGCGCAGGACGCGGTCTGGATGGCCGAGGTCGACGAGGAATCGACGCAGGTGCCGTCGAGTCAGCCGCGCACGGCGCTGTTCCTGGCGGCGATGCGCCACTTCGCCCAGGCGCTGCAGGCGGCCGGCCGGCGCGTGCACTACACGCGGCTGGACGACGCCGACAACCGCGGCAGCCTGGCCGGCGAGCTGGACGCCGCGATCGAGCGCCTGCAGCCGCAAGCGCTGGTGATGACCGCGCCCGGCGACCACCGCGTGCTGCGCGCGCTGCAGGCCGTGGCCGCAGCGCGAGGCCTGGCGCTGGAGCTGCGCCCCGACCGCCATTTCTTCTGCACGGTGCGCGAGTTCGCCGCCCACGCGCGCGCCCGGCGCACGCTGCGGCTGGAGTTCTTCTACCGCGAGCAACGCCGCCGCCACGGCGTGCTGATGGACGACGGCGAACCCTGCGGCGGGCGCTGGAACTACGACGCCGACAACCGCGAGGCCTTCGGCCGCGACGGCCCGCCGGCGCACGCCGAGCCGCCGCGTTTCGAGCCCGATGCGATCACGCGCGAGGTGCTGGACCTGGTGCGGCGCCGCTTCGCCGGCCACCCCGGCCGGCTGGACTCCTTCGCCTGGCCGGTGACACGCGAGCAGGCCTTGCACGCGCTGCAGCGTTTCGTCGCCGAGCGCCTGGCCGGCTTCGGCCGCTGGCAGGACGCGCTGTGGCCCGGCGAGCCCTGGCTCTGGCACTCGCAGCTCTCGGCGGCGCTGAATCTCAAGCTGCTGGACCCGCACGAGGTGGTGGCCGCGGCCGAAGCCGCCTACCGCGCCGGCCACGTGCCGCTGGAGAGCGCCGAAGGTTTCATCCGCCAGATCCTCGGCTGGCGCGAGTACGTGCGCGGCGTCTACTGGACGCGCATGCCGGGCTACGCCGAGCTGAACGCCTGGGACGCGCACGAGCCGCTGCCGGCCTTCTACTGGAGCGGCGACACGCCGATGGCCTGCCTGGCCGACGCCATCGGCCAGACGCTGGAGCACGGCTATGCCCACCACATCCAGCGCCTGATGGTCACCGGGCTGTACGCGCTGCTGCTCGGCGTCGAGCCGAAAGAGGTGCACGCCTGGTACCTGGCGGTCTACGTCGACGCCGTCGAATGGGTGGAGCTGCCGAACACGCTGGGCATGAGCCAGAACGCCGACGGCGGCCTGATGGCCAGCAAACCCTATGTCGCCAGCGGCCGCTACATCGAGCGCATGAGCGCCGGCCGCTTGTGCGCCGGCTGCCGCTTCCGCCCCGGCGAACGCATCGGCGACACGGCCTGCCCGTTCACGACGCTGTACTGGGACTTCCTGCTGCGCCACGAGGCGACGCTGGCCACCAACCCGCGGATGGCGATGCCGCTGAAGCACCTGGCGCGCCTGGACGCGGCCGAGCGGGCGCGCATCGGCGACCGTGCGGCGGCGCTGCGTGCCGGCACGGCCGGCGTCTGA
- a CDS encoding glycerate kinase type-2 family protein translates to MPALPDSRLAPRAFLRALYDAAVQRALPGQVLAAHLPPPPHGRTVVVGAGKAGGAMAAALDAAWPAEAPLSGLVVTRYEHVPPAYRARGGRIEVVEAAHPVPDAAGRAAAARIATLVQGLGPDDLVLALVSGGGSALLSLPAPGLTLEDKQAVNRALLLSGASIVEMNCVRKHLSAIKGGRLAALAAPARVCSLLISDVPGDDPGVIASGPTVPDATSCADALAICRRYAIELPPAARAGLESGAFETPKPGDPRFAGHAVELIATPQQSLEAAAALAREAGVEAHVLSDEIEGESREVGKVHAALARAVARRGHPFAKPCVLLSGGETTVTVRTKGGRGGRAGEFLLGCALALQGEPGVHVLAADTDGIDGVESNAGAIVTPDTLARAAAAGLKPAERLDRHDSFPLFEALGDLVVTGPSYTNVNDFRALLIV, encoded by the coding sequence ATGCCTGCCCTGCCCGACTCCCGCCTGGCCCCCCGCGCCTTCCTGCGTGCGCTCTACGACGCCGCCGTGCAGCGTGCACTGCCCGGGCAGGTGCTGGCGGCGCACCTGCCGCCGCCGCCGCACGGGCGCACCGTCGTCGTCGGCGCCGGCAAGGCGGGCGGGGCGATGGCCGCCGCGCTCGACGCCGCCTGGCCGGCCGAGGCGCCGCTGTCGGGGCTGGTCGTCACGCGCTACGAGCACGTGCCGCCGGCCTACCGCGCCCGTGGCGGCCGCATCGAGGTCGTCGAGGCCGCCCACCCGGTGCCCGACGCCGCCGGCCGCGCCGCCGCGGCACGCATCGCCACGCTGGTGCAGGGCCTGGGGCCGGACGACCTGGTGCTGGCGCTGGTCTCCGGCGGTGGCTCGGCGCTGCTGTCGCTGCCGGCGCCGGGGCTGACGCTGGAAGACAAGCAGGCCGTCAACCGCGCGCTGCTGCTGAGTGGCGCGTCGATAGTCGAGATGAACTGCGTGCGCAAGCACCTCTCGGCGATCAAGGGCGGGCGGCTGGCGGCGCTGGCGGCGCCGGCGCGGGTGTGCTCGCTGCTGATCAGCGACGTGCCGGGCGACGACCCGGGCGTCATCGCCAGCGGCCCGACGGTGCCCGACGCGACGAGCTGCGCCGACGCGCTGGCGATCTGCAGGCGCTACGCGATCGAGCTGCCGCCGGCGGCACGCGCCGGGCTGGAGAGCGGCGCCTTCGAGACGCCCAAGCCCGGCGACCCGCGTTTCGCCGGCCACGCCGTCGAGCTGATCGCGACGCCGCAGCAGAGCCTGGAAGCCGCCGCCGCGCTGGCGCGCGAGGCCGGCGTCGAGGCCCACGTGCTCAGCGACGAGATCGAAGGCGAGAGCCGCGAGGTCGGCAAGGTGCATGCGGCGCTGGCACGCGCCGTCGCGCGCCGTGGCCATCCTTTCGCCAAGCCCTGCGTGCTGCTGTCCGGTGGCGAGACCACCGTCACCGTGCGCACGAAAGGCGGGCGCGGCGGCCGCGCCGGCGAGTTCCTGCTCGGCTGCGCGCTGGCGCTGCAGGGCGAGCCCGGCGTGCACGTGCTGGCCGCCGATACCGACGGCATCGACGGTGTCGAGAGCAACGCCGGCGCCATCGTCACGCCCGACACGCTGGCGCGCGCCGCGGCCGCCGGCCTCAAACCCGCCGAGCGGCTGGACCGCCACGACAGCTTCCCGCTGTTCGAGGCCCTGGGCGACCTCGTCGTCACCGGGCCGAGCTACACCAACGTCAACGACTTCCGCGCGCTGCTGATCGTCTGA